CCGCTGCACTCAGTTCCTGGCGTTGGCGCAATGCGCTGGACGGGTCGGTACGGGCGAGGAACAGCATGTTGTCGAGCATTCGCGCCAGGCGTTCGAGTTCTTCCACATTGGAGGCCAGCAGTTGCTGGTAGCTCTCCACATTTCGGCTCTGTTGCAGGGCGACCTGGGTTTCTCCCAGCAAGTTGTTGATCGGCGTGCGCAGTTCGTGGGCCATGTCGGTGGATACCTGGCCCAGTTGTACAAAGCCCTTGGCCAGCCGCTCAAGCATGGTGTTGAAGGCGTCGATCATCGGCAGCAGCTCTTTGGGCGCGCCGTGGCTGTCGAGGCGTTCGGCCAGGTTGCCCACGCCGATACCTTGGGTATGTACGGCCAGGCGTCGCAGCGGTACCAGCCCACGGTGCACCAGCAGGTAGCTGACGATGGCGAGAATAACCGCAGCGATGCTGGCGAGGATAAACACGCTCAAGCGATAGCTGGCGAGCATCGCCGTGCGTTCGGTCATCAGGCGCCCGGTGGTGACTTGCAGGCTGCCCAGGTCGCCCGAGTCGATGGACGCGGCCACCGTGGCGAAGGGCACGCCATTGACGCCGGGTAAATGGTGCACGTCGGCAAAGCCCAGTTCGCGGTTGGTGGGCACGGGCGGCACATCCGGCATTGCAATGCTGCCCGGGTTAACCAGCAGCAACGGCGTTTGCCCCGGTGCCGCGATGCTCAGCACTGACTCGCTGTTGCCCAGCATGTTCTGGAACAGCTCCGGCTTGGTCTTGATCAGGTCCAGGGTGTTGCTGTCGTTGAGCAGGTTGCGCAACTGGTCGGCGCGATAAATCAGCGCGGCGTCGTCACGCTTGATCAGTTCACGCTCAAGCTCGCGGTACAACGCAACGCCCAGAGTGGCGAGCAGGGCGAAGGCGAGCAGGGCGAAGATCAACGCCAGGCGCAGGGTCAGCGAATAATGGCGGCGAGGTTTCATGGCTGGGTGTCGAAGCGGTAGCCGATGCCCCGCACGCTGTGGATCAACTTGAGCTGGAACGGGTCGTCGATTTTCAGGCGCAGGCGCCGCACGGCGACGTCGACCACATTGGTGTCGCTGTCAAAGTTCATGTCCCAGACCCGCGAAGCAATCATCGAGCGTGACAGTACTTGGTCCTGGTGCGTGGCGAACAGGTGCAGCAGGGCGAATTCCTTGTTGGTCAAGGTTATACGCGTGCCTGCGCGGGTGACGCGGCGTTTGAGCACGTCGATCTGCAGGTCGGCAATCTGCAGTTGCTCTTCTTCGCGACTCGGGCCGCGACGCGTCAGGGTGCGCAAGCGTGCGACCAGCTCGGCGAAGGAGAACGGTTTGATCAGGTAATCGTCGGCGCCCAGTTCCAGGCCCTTGATGCGGTCGGCGATGTCATCGCGGGCGGTGAGAAACAGTACCGGCGTATCAGCCTCTTTGCGCAGGCGGCGCAGCACTTCCCAGCCGTCCATTTTTGGCATCATCACATCCAGCACGATCACGTCGAACGGCGTTTCCAGCGCCTGGTGCAAGCCGTCTACGCCGTCGCGGGCGAGGCTCACCGAGTAACCCAGTTCCTGCAGGCCATTGAGCAGGTAATTGCCGGCCTTGGGTTCGTCTTCGACTACGAGGATGTTCATGGGAAGTGCCCTGGTTCGTTGCGTTGCGCAAGTGTAGCCGGATCAATTGTCACTGGCGCAACCAATGCCTTGCACCTGGTAGTCCAGCACATGTTCGCGGTCCTGGGAGTCAAGGTATTTGAGTTGCGCCGGGACGATTCCACATTGCCCGTAGGTGTCGGTGCTCGACAGTACTTTGGCCACGTCCAGGTGTACGAAGAAGCCGGTCTTGTCGTGGATTACGTTAGTGTCGGGAGCGGTGTCGGCAGCGAACGCAGAACCGGTGGCAAGCAAAGCGGCAAAGCCCAGGATAAACAGTTTCATGGCAGTAGCTCTCTTTAAGGGTTGGCTGCCGGGGGTGGCAGTGAGTTCACAGTAACCAGGCACCCCAAACAGCCAACCAACAGGATGATGACAAGTTTGTAATGCGTGGCTTACGGCTGGCGGCCGGACGCTTCAAGGATCAGGTCGGTGATTTCCTTGGCGTGGGACACCAGCGACAAGTGGCTCGAAGGCAGTTCGATGGTGGTGGCGTTCATGCGCTTGGCCAGAAACCGCTCCAGGTCCGGGTTGATGGTCTGGTCATTGCTCGACACCGCGTACCACGACGGCTTGGTGTGCCAGGCGGCATTCACCGTGCGGCCGCTGAACAGGGTCTTGGCAATCGGCTGTTGTACGGCGAACAGCTCCAGGGCTTTGGCGCGCGGCACGTCAGCGGCGAAGTACTTGAGGAACGCGTCCTGGTTCAGGGTCAGGTAACCGTCGTGCTCGACGACACCGGCGCGCACCGGCGTGCTGGGGTACTTGGCAGACAGGGCGACGAAGTCTTCATTGGCGTCCGGTGCGCGGGCTGCCACATACACCAGCGAGCTGACTTTGGGGTTCGCCCCGGCGTCGCTGACCACGGTGCCGGCGTAGGAGTGGCCGACCAGCACGGTAGGGCCGTCCTGTTGATCCAGCACGCGGTTGGTGGCGGCGACGTCATCGGCCACTGAGGTCAGTGGGTTCTGTACGGCGGTTACATGCAGCCCGGCGGCCTGCAGGCGCGTGATCACCTCGGACCAGCTCGAGCCGTCAGCCCAGGAACCGTGCACCAGTACCACGTTGTTGGCTTTGACCGGCGCGACAGTGCCGGCCATGGCGGTGCCGGTACCCAGCATCAACAGGCTGGCGGCGATCAGGCAGAGTTTGCTAGCAGGTTTCATCGTGCGGCCCTTCATCATCAGTGGGAAGTTGTGCCACCCGGTGTGGGTGACTGACGACGCCACTGTATGAAGCGAGGGTGCTGACAAGACTTACAGGTTCATTACAAACCTGTAATCCAAACGCCAGGTCCGCCAGGTGCTACTGGCGTTTACAAGCGAGGAGGTGACCCGTAGATTGCATCGGGCCGATTATTCGTTACCGCCTATGAGGAAGCCACGCAGTGTCCATCCGAGGTCCAGCCGTATTTACTCAACGTTACCGCGCCTTCCTGTTCGATATGGACGGCACCCTGCTGAACTCCATCGCCGCCGCCGAGCGTGTATGGAGCATCTGGGCTGAACGCCACGGTCTGGAGGTGGCGGCATTCCTCGCCACTATTCATGGCGCACGGGCCATTGACACTATTACCCGTCAGGCGCTGCCAGGTGTGGATCCCGAAGTTGAAGCGCAGTGGATTACCGAAGCGGAAATCAACGATGTCGAGGGCGTGGTGGCGATTGCCGGTGCCGTCGAGTTTTTGAATGGCCTGCCTGGCGATCAGTGGGCACTGGTCACATCTGCGCCCAGGGAGCTGGCGTTACGTCGCCTGGCAGCGGCAGGTATTGAACCCCCAGCCGTGCTGGTGACCGCCGAGGACGTTGCCAGCGGCAAGCCGGATCCTGCCTGCTACGTGCTGGGCGCCCAGCGTCTGGGTGTGCCGGTGCAAGAGTGCCTGGTGTTCGAAGACGCTGCGGTGGGCATTCGCGCCGGGGAGGCGGCCGACGCGGATGTGCTGGTCGTCACCGCAACACACCTGACGCCCATCGTCACGGCGCATGCCAGCATTAATGACTATAAGCGGCTGAAGGTTGTGCGCGACGCAGAAGGCAAGTTGGGCTTGCAGCGTGTGGAGGGCTGAAACGAAAAAGCCGAGCCCGTTACCGGGCTCGGCTTTTTGCGCAGGAAGGGGCGGCGGGCGGTGCCTGTGGTCGGCCGCTCTTGATGCCCTGGCGCGAAAGCACCATTTCCCTGAGTATCTCATTGGCAAGCCGGGCAATCGCCTCGGCTCCCCGGTAGTGCGCACGCACGATGCCGGTAATCGCGAAGTGGTCGGTTTCCGGGCCGCTGAGGATGGCGGAAAGGGTACCGTCAGCATGCAACGTACAGGTAATCTCATAGCTGGGTAAGCGTGCCGCCAAAGCAGCTTCGATTTGGGACTTGCTGAGGGTGTCCATCGGCTTTAATGCCTTTGACTGACCGTGCAAGCCCAAGCATAGATCCTGGTGCAGGTCTGTAAATACCGGCGATCTGATAGCGGATTAGCGGCCATCAACGGGCAGTCTTCGGGTGCTCGCGTTGCTCGGCACGCTGGCATAATTTGCGCAAAATGGCTTTCTGGATAGGCTTCAGGCAGAACACGAACAGATAGCCGCACAAGAAGAGTGTCAGGTCCAGTGACGAGCGTTTACCGGGGTCACTGACTGTTTCAATCTCGAACTTCACGCCATATCCCAGCAACACGAAGGCCAGCCCTATCAGCAGGGCGATCCCCCAGGATTTGGACACAAGTGGCTGTTTTGCAGTTGGCCTCATCGACGTGCTCCTGAACGCACACAGATGGTAGGGTTATAGTCAGGAGGTTCGGCCACGAATTACGCAACAAGTTCCAGACGTCAAGACAGTTTCATCTTGGAGCGTAGCTGAAAGCATAAAGCAAGCCGGTCATGCGGGAAGCGCGAGCGGGCGGAAGGGTTTTCGCCAGCCATCACAGTGAACGAAAAGGCTGGCTACTGAGTGAAGCGTCAAGGAGTCTGGTTTTTGTCCGGAGCTGTCAGGCCAGCCTGAATGCGCTGGTAGATCTCCTCGCGATGCACGGCAACGTCCTTGGGTGCGTTGATGCCGATTCGTACTTGCTGGCCGCTGACGCCCAGGATGGTGATCGTAATGTCATCACCGATGTTTATGCTTTCACCAACTTTGCGGGTGAGTATCAGCATGGACTTCTCCTTGATTACTTTTAAGGACACATGTTTCAGACAGGGCAGGTGTCGGATGTGTGTAGCTTACTGCTAAGCGCTTCCCTGTGACTGCCTCTTTTAGGACGCATAGAGGCGACATTAATTCCCATGGCGGCATCATACAGGTCTGCGATACATCATTCGCATTGTTTAAGCCAACGTTTATGACGGCCAGAATAGACAGTGAATGATAAAGTTGCCTCTTTATCCTTAAAGGAGCAGGGCAGTGCGTAAAGTAGCGATGGCAATTGCGGTGTTGGCGTTGGCCGGTTGCGGTGAAGGTAAACCGGTTGACGCCCCCAAGGCCAAGCCTGCCGTGACCGAGAGCCAGCCACAACCCGGGGCGATTGCCGCTCAGGAATGGGACGTGTGGGTAGGCCCGCCGGGCCATAAGCTGCAAGCAATCACCGACCTGACGGCCTGGTTGCTTGAACATGGTTTCAACTTTTATATCGTCAAGACAGACGGCAAGGACGAGGTGTATCTCGGCCCGTTCGCGAGCAAGGCCGAGGCTGAAGCCAAGCAGGCGCTGCTGACCGAAAAGCTTGCACGTGCCAAGAAAAACGATACGGAATCAGAAGTTGTCGAGCACAAGGCTGCGCAATAACCCGCAGCGTGGGCGGCAACCCCGCCCACCCTCAACCGCAGGCCTTAAGGTTTACCGGGCCGACAAACTCGTTGCCGCGCCCCATCACACACGCCACGGTCTGGTTGCGCTGGCGCTCCCAGGGTTGCACCGGGTAGGTCTTGTTCCAGGCTTCATACAACTGGCGGTCCTGTTTTGACAGGCGCAAGCCGTATTGTTTGCTCATGTAAAAATACGTTCGAGCAATCATTCCGCGAATAGACGGGCGCGGCATGACTTTTTTGGCCTTGAAATCTACCTGGGTCAGGCATGAGCCGTACTGCCCACGTTGCGCCGGCAGCCAGCCAAAACTGAAGTTGTTACGGTCGCCATTGACCTCGCCGATGCTCGGCACCAGGTTGTGCAGGTCCGCCTCGGCGCGTTTGAACACATCATCATGACGCGTACAGTTTTTGCGCCCACCGGTTTGCCAGCACTGGCGTTGATGCCCGATTTGCCAGGCCGGAACGATATGTTCCCATTCGATGCGTGCGGCGCGGTTGGCGTTTTTACGCGGTACGTAACCGCAGGCTTTCAAATCCACGCGGTTACCGGTGTATTTACAGCCACAGTAGAACTCCGTGGATTGCGGGGCGTAGAGCTTCCAGGCGACTTTCTTGGCCTCGCTGAAGGTTCGAGGCGCTTGGGCGTGGGCTGTAACGGCAAAAAACAGGCAAAAAACAGCAATAAAACGGCCACTCATTGAATCAATCTTCCTTCGGCACAACCCAGAAAATCTGCACGCCGCCGTCATCCCGGTAGGCGAGGGTGACGTTGTCGTTCTCCGCAATCTCCTCCAGCAAGCGCGCCCATTCCTCCTCAGGCTCGTCCGGCAAGCGGAAGATCAAGGCGGCCTTGGCTTTCTGGGCATTGGTCGAATTGATGATTTTTTGCACGCGAACGGCAAGGCGTGCGTACGCGTCGGGGGTTGGCGCTGCGGAAGAGGACGTTGCCACGGAGTATTCCTTAGTGTGCTGTACGGGCATACAGTATTTAACTGTTACGATTTTCGCAACTGCTTAAAATTCAGGAGGTTTATCTGGCAGCGTTTTCAGCGAGGTTGCAGCGCGGGGAGTTGTATCGAGGTGCAAGAGGAGAAGTAGAGGCGGGTAAACCCGCCTCTACCCGTGTTACCGGGGATCAGTATTCCCAGAACATCCGTTGCAGCTCTTTGCTGTCCTGGGTCTTGGTCAGGGCAACCATCGCCAGAATCCGGGCTTTTTGTGGGTTCAGGTCATGTGCGGCGACCCAGTCGTACTTGTCGTCAGGCTGTTCGGCATTGCGCAGAACGAAACCGCCGGCATTCACGTGGGAAGAACGAATGATCTGCACGCCTTGCTTGCGCAGTTCCTGCAGGGCAGGCACCACCTTGGAAGACACCGAACCATTACCGGTACCGGCATGGATGATGGCTTTGGCGCCGGCCTGGGCCAGGGCTTTGACGGCGGTGTCGCTCACGTTGCCGTAACCGTAGGCGATTTCAACGTCCGGCAGGCTCTTGATGGTCTTGATGTCGAATTCCGAATCCATGGTGTGACGCTTGGCAGGCAAGCGGAACCAGTAGGATTTGCCTTCAACCACCATGCCCAGCGGGCCCCATGGGCTCTTGAACGCTTCGGTCTTGATGTTGATCATTTTGCTCACGTCGCGACCCGATTGGATCTCGTCGTTCATGGTCACCAGCACGCCCTTGCCGCGCGCGTCTTTGCTGCCGGCCACGGCCACGGCGTTGTACAGGTTGAGCATGCCGTCCGCCGACATGGCGGTGCCTGGGCGCATGGAACCGACCACCACGATTGGCTTGTCGGTTTTTTCCACCAGGTTGAGGAAGTAAGCGGTTTCTTCCAGGGTGTCGGTACCGTGGGT
The window above is part of the Pseudomonas sp. KBS0710 genome. Proteins encoded here:
- a CDS encoding heavy metal sensor histidine kinase, translated to MKPRRHYSLTLRLALIFALLAFALLATLGVALYRELERELIKRDDAALIYRADQLRNLLNDSNTLDLIKTKPELFQNMLGNSESVLSIAAPGQTPLLLVNPGSIAMPDVPPVPTNRELGFADVHHLPGVNGVPFATVAASIDSGDLGSLQVTTGRLMTERTAMLASYRLSVFILASIAAVILAIVSYLLVHRGLVPLRRLAVHTQGIGVGNLAERLDSHGAPKELLPMIDAFNTMLERLAKGFVQLGQVSTDMAHELRTPINNLLGETQVALQQSRNVESYQQLLASNVEELERLARMLDNMLFLARTDPSSALRQRQELSAADEVERIADYFEGLASDVDIHILAEGEGLIWAEPMLLRRALANLCANAIKYGAPSSQLLIQAIPEAEGINLRVSNHGQTIPAEHLPRLFERFYRVDESRERSAQSNGLGLSIVATIMQLHNGRYRVSSEAGVTCFELFFPSRED
- a CDS encoding DUF1654 domain-containing protein, whose product is MATSSSAAPTPDAYARLAVRVQKIINSTNAQKAKAALIFRLPDEPEEEWARLLEEIAENDNVTLAYRDDGGVQIFWVVPKED
- a CDS encoding alpha/beta fold hydrolase, producing MKPASKLCLIAASLLMLGTGTAMAGTVAPVKANNVVLVHGSWADGSSWSEVITRLQAAGLHVTAVQNPLTSVADDVAATNRVLDQQDGPTVLVGHSYAGTVVSDAGANPKVSSLVYVAARAPDANEDFVALSAKYPSTPVRAGVVEHDGYLTLNQDAFLKYFAADVPRAKALELFAVQQPIAKTLFSGRTVNAAWHTKPSWYAVSSNDQTINPDLERFLAKRMNATTIELPSSHLSLVSHAKEITDLILEASGRQP
- a CDS encoding SPOR domain-containing protein: MAIAVLALAGCGEGKPVDAPKAKPAVTESQPQPGAIAAQEWDVWVGPPGHKLQAITDLTAWLLEHGFNFYIVKTDGKDEVYLGPFASKAEAEAKQALLTEKLARAKKNDTESEVVEHKAAQ
- a CDS encoding endonuclease, whose product is MSGRFIAVFCLFFAVTAHAQAPRTFSEAKKVAWKLYAPQSTEFYCGCKYTGNRVDLKACGYVPRKNANRAARIEWEHIVPAWQIGHQRQCWQTGGRKNCTRHDDVFKRAEADLHNLVPSIGEVNGDRNNFSFGWLPAQRGQYGSCLTQVDFKAKKVMPRPSIRGMIARTYFYMSKQYGLRLSKQDRQLYEAWNKTYPVQPWERQRNQTVACVMGRGNEFVGPVNLKACG
- a CDS encoding asparaginase gives rise to the protein MKSALKTFVPGALALLLLFPLAAQAKEVETKTKLSNVVILATGGTIAGAGASAANSATYQAAKVGIEQLIAGVPELSQIANVRGEQVMQIASESINNENLLQLGRRVAELADSKDVDGIVITHGTDTLEETAYFLNLVEKTDKPIVVVGSMRPGTAMSADGMLNLYNAVAVAGSKDARGKGVLVTMNDEIQSGRDVSKMINIKTEAFKSPWGPLGMVVEGKSYWFRLPAKRHTMDSEFDIKTIKSLPDVEIAYGYGNVSDTAVKALAQAGAKAIIHAGTGNGSVSSKVVPALQELRKQGVQIIRSSHVNAGGFVLRNAEQPDDKYDWVAAHDLNPQKARILAMVALTKTQDSKELQRMFWEY
- the csrA gene encoding carbon storage regulator CsrA — its product is MLILTRKVGESINIGDDITITILGVSGQQVRIGINAPKDVAVHREEIYQRIQAGLTAPDKNQTP
- a CDS encoding DUF2790 domain-containing protein, giving the protein MKLFILGFAALLATGSAFAADTAPDTNVIHDKTGFFVHLDVAKVLSSTDTYGQCGIVPAQLKYLDSQDREHVLDYQVQGIGCASDN
- a CDS encoding HAD-IA family hydrolase, which gives rise to MSIRGPAVFTQRYRAFLFDMDGTLLNSIAAAERVWSIWAERHGLEVAAFLATIHGARAIDTITRQALPGVDPEVEAQWITEAEINDVEGVVAIAGAVEFLNGLPGDQWALVTSAPRELALRRLAAAGIEPPAVLVTAEDVASGKPDPACYVLGAQRLGVPVQECLVFEDAAVGIRAGEAADADVLVVTATHLTPIVTAHASINDYKRLKVVRDAEGKLGLQRVEG
- a CDS encoding heavy metal response regulator transcription factor — translated: MNILVVEDEPKAGNYLLNGLQELGYSVSLARDGVDGLHQALETPFDVIVLDVMMPKMDGWEVLRRLRKEADTPVLFLTARDDIADRIKGLELGADDYLIKPFSFAELVARLRTLTRRGPSREEEQLQIADLQIDVLKRRVTRAGTRITLTNKEFALLHLFATHQDQVLSRSMIASRVWDMNFDSDTNVVDVAVRRLRLKIDDPFQLKLIHSVRGIGYRFDTQP